GGCGCGCGATCCCGCCTCAAGCTGACGCAGCTGCCGCCCGCGGCGGCGGACCGCGACCTGCAGCTGCGCGAACTGTTCCTGCGGGGCAAGATCGCCTACCTGTTCCAGCGCTTCACCGACGAGCTGGAGCTGACAGCCATGCTGCTCTGCATGCCCCCCAGCGTGCAGGAGGTGAAGGACCTCGCCGGCATGGTCCGGTCCTGGATCGAGACCACGCACGGTGCGACGCCGGCGCAGCGCAAGCGGGTCCGCAACGCGCTGTTCCTGGTGCTCACGAAGTTCGATCTCGAGTTCCTCGAGAAGGGAGGAGAGACAGCCGATTCCCGCCGCGGCAAGTGGGACCGGCGGCTGCACTCGTCATTCCTCGAGCTATACGGCAAGGACGCCTGGCCCGAGGACTGGAACGGCGCAGCCTTCGACAACACGGTGTTCCTGCGCAATCCCGGCATGAAGCAGGTCCATCTGATGGACTATTCGGACGTCGAGAACCTGGTGGAGCGGGGCCCCGCCGCCCAGTCGGCGAACGTCATTCAGCAGTACAAGGACGCCTTCATGGGTTCGGCGCTGGTGGAAAAGCACTTTTCCGACCGGGAGGCGGTCTGGAACGCAGCCATGCAGCCCAATGACGGGGGTGTAGCCTACCTGGTCGACCGCCTGTCGGGCGTGCTCGACCCCGACCTGAAACGGCGGCAGGGCGCCGAAAGGCTGCTTGATGCGGTCGGCCGGCTGGAGAACGCGTTGCGCCGTTTCTACCACGATGGCGGCGAGGCGGCCCGGCGCGAACGCGACCAGCGCCTGCAGGAAGTCCGCAAGAACCTGCTGAACGCCGTGCGAGGGCAGGATTTCCGTCCCTTCGCGCATTTCATGGAGGCGCTAACCCTGCCTGCGCCGGATGCGCGCGGCATCTTCTTCAACGTCGCCGCATTGCGGGATGAGGATCTGGCCGCCGAGGGCGACGGCGTGGCGCCGACAGCCAATGGCTCCGACGATCCCTGGGCCGATGACGACCCGTGGGCCGGAGATACGGGACCCGCCAGCGACAAGGCCGCGCCGGCCGGCGGCGCGCGGCGGCGGGAACGGCCGGAGGTCTTTGCCGACCGCATCGTTAACGCCTGGACGGCACGGTTGCGCCGCCTGCAGCAGGACGAGCAAGCCCTGCGTACGCTGGGCCTGTCGGGCGACGTCGTCCGCGAGGTGATCGACGAGATCGTCGTGGGCGCGGACCGCCACAAGTTGCTGGACCGTATCGCCGAAGCCGTGCGCGAGGAGACGCTTGCCGCCGGTGCACGATGGGAGGACGCGGCCGACCGCGCCGTGCGGATCGCGGTCTACGAGATCAACGACTACATCGCCTATCTGGGCTATGGTGCGCTCCCAGAAGGCGAGCGGCCCGGATTTCCCGAAGCGCCGCGCGAGGCCGAGCGCGCGATCTTCTCCGCCGACGCCCTGAAGGTGAAAGGCATGGAGATCGGTCCGGCGCGCGAGCCTCTGGAACGCAACTATTTCGTCGACTGGGGCGTGGCCTTCCGCAGCCTGGGCATGGACAATGTCAGTCACGGATCGGGGCGCGAGATCTCCGACGAGCACAACCGCGAGCTCGGCGAGATCATCGAACGGATCGACGTGCGCGACGCGCTGCAGCCCGCGGAGGCGGCAGACTAGGGAGATCCTGAATGCCGGTGGTCGTCGAACAGAATCCGGAAATGGCCGCGGGCCATGCCCGCCTGAAGCTGATGAACGCCGGCGACCTGGACCCTGCAACGGTCGAGGTGGCGGTTTCCGCCAGCATCGACGGCGTGGAGAAGCATCTCGACCCCTCGCGGCAGGGGACCGCAGCGTGGGCGGCGGGCGAGAACTGGTTCCGTCCCGCGGAGGTCGCGCGCCAGGGCGGCGCGTTGTCGCTCGAATTCGGTCCCTCCGCGACCTGGCATCTGAAGCCCTACCAACCCTATCAGATCAGTTTCCGCGACGCCGCAGGCCATCGGGCCGATGACCGCATGAGCTGGATCGCGATGCGTCTGCCATCGAACCCGCCGCCGCCCGCGCCGGAGCGACCCGCGGCGCAGCCGGAGCCAGCACCGGAACCGGCAGCCGAGGCCGAGGCGGTGGACGAGGATCCGCTGGCGGCCTTCGCCGAACTGGAAGCCAATGCCGGCGATGCGATCATCGAACCCGCACGCCCGGACGAGGAGGATGGCCGTGCCGGACACCGCACCGGCCTCTATATCATTATCGGCGCGCTGCTCATCCTCCTGCTGATCGCAGCCGCTCTTCTCTGGTATTTCCGGGAGGATGTCTTCGGCCCCGCT
The DNA window shown above is from Minwuia thermotolerans and carries:
- a CDS encoding virulence factor SrfC family protein is translated as MADIERDGALKDAVSRLEGGGADARLWIDRVRGESVGVASEADSLIENTRRARLAARRIGGAMHRRNCVGVFGPSQAGKSYLVSALARRQDGPLKIDFGGEIKDFLKDINPAGDRESTGLVSRFTRHKGDVDPDYPVELRLLSETDLVKIIANSFLSDFDPNNMSIELPDEEEIRAAIRSAEQEARSGEPAAHLDEIELFDLGEYFRRHFKSRVGALDRADYWNALIRVGGRLPVAGRAKLFAMLWGGLEAFTDLFVSLATALERIGNPPEARAALSGLVPRETGNPPRPNTIIDVAVLSRLNSPEDARDTVPLKPVHKDGEGKPVELPRATLTALIAEVKLVMVDAPWPFFEHTDLLDFPGARSRLKLTQLPPAAADRDLQLRELFLRGKIAYLFQRFTDELELTAMLLCMPPSVQEVKDLAGMVRSWIETTHGATPAQRKRVRNALFLVLTKFDLEFLEKGGETADSRRGKWDRRLHSSFLELYGKDAWPEDWNGAAFDNTVFLRNPGMKQVHLMDYSDVENLVERGPAAQSANVIQQYKDAFMGSALVEKHFSDREAVWNAAMQPNDGGVAYLVDRLSGVLDPDLKRRQGAERLLDAVGRLENALRRFYHDGGEAARRERDQRLQEVRKNLLNAVRGQDFRPFAHFMEALTLPAPDARGIFFNVAALRDEDLAAEGDGVAPTANGSDDPWADDDPWAGDTGPASDKAAPAGGARRRERPEVFADRIVNAWTARLRRLQQDEQALRTLGLSGDVVREVIDEIVVGADRHKLLDRIAEAVREETLAAGARWEDAADRAVRIAVYEINDYIAYLGYGALPEGERPGFPEAPREAERAIFSADALKVKGMEIGPAREPLERNYFVDWGVAFRSLGMDNVSHGSGREISDEHNRELGEIIERIDVRDALQPAEAAD
- a CDS encoding tetratricopeptide repeat protein is translated as MPVVVEQNPEMAAGHARLKLMNAGDLDPATVEVAVSASIDGVEKHLDPSRQGTAAWAAGENWFRPAEVARQGGALSLEFGPSATWHLKPYQPYQISFRDAAGHRADDRMSWIAMRLPSNPPPPAPERPAAQPEPAPEPAAEAEAVDEDPLAAFAELEANAGDAIIEPARPDEEDGRAGHRTGLYIIIGALLILLLIAAALLWYFREDVFGPAGEVTPSAEEAPAPESDAPAAAEQAPTRIPLTLDAARSYLIEEKPSAADAQAEAERFDGAGEVQAAFILRKYAAQNGSSEAALLMARQYDPATHDPDAGVIAEPDAAIAADWYERAADGGNVDAMVRLGEMLKSGALDRPDAPEQSVFWLRKAAEAGSEKAKELLQ